CTCTCTTCCTATGTTTCTTCCTCATCTTTCCCCGCATTTAAAAATGCCAAATCAGCCAGACAATATTGATGCCATTGTCACGTTCATCGTTCCAGTTCTAATTAACTTCGTTGTCCTGAAATATCAAGGGACACGGGATTCTCCATTTGATACCCATCCCTTCACTATctttctcatcattttcacgcttcttctttattcatttttgtccCTTCCACTTATTGCTCGTTTGCCTATCTTTAGTACCGCTCGTGGTGcttgcatctttttttttctcagggtcctttcctctctctccatagCTTTCCTCACGTTGTTGTTGTTCCGAGGACTctccttttttctcctctttttgccGTTGCTGATAATGCTCTTTCCAGCTTACTTATGGGTCTCATTCAAAAGCTCAAGCAAAAGATGATAGTAGTCGCATTTCGTATGTTCGGCCGCCGAGGAACTCTTTTGCCATATTGATTCATACTATTAGTCGGTCTTTAACTAGTCAATGTTtttagccaaaaagaaaaaaaaaaactagtcgCTATTTAACTAGTCATGTCAATTAAATATTTAGCAGGTGCATAATTTCTTATATCCAATTACATACTATCATTGGATTTAAGTAGTTCTTAAAAGGCTTGAGTGAAGAAGAAATGAGCAGAAGATGATGTCTTTGCCAACCTCCACGTCCACCCATCCTTGCGTTCCGGCAGCTGAGCGGCAAATTTGAAAATGACGAGCAGCGAGCTCGCGGCCAAAACTCCAGATCTTGAAGTTCGTCGACCTCCACATGGATGCAGATTAAAAGAAGACATAATATAGGGATTTCTTTGtatttataattttccttttgcatcCATTTGGTTAAGGGAAGTTATGATAAAGAATTCTATATCTAAAATTTTGGCTTGGGATGCGTTTGAGAGTAGCATTTACAAGGACTTTGAACGCCAGTCCAGTGCactcttcttttttgtcgaaATTATCCTCACGAACTTTTTGTTTTCTCGTTATTTGCCCTTGTTATGagacactgttcatcttctccgtcgaGAATAGCCGGTTTAGTTCTAACTGACtgcgaggggccggcgacggctAGAGGGACGCCGGCGTGGTCGCGACAACCTAGGCGATCGTCGTCGGAGAGTGGAGCGACCTCCGCGAGTCGCGGCGTTGCACGTCCCCTCATGAGTCGCCGCGCGACCATGGCGAGGGGCCGCCCCGGCGATCCCCGGCGGCTCAGATCTgggtcgccgcgacccagatctgagTCGCCGCGACCAGATCCTCGCCgatctgggtcgcgcgaccctcggcGAGCCGCGGCGGCCCAGATCTGGGTCATCGCAATCCACGACCCAGATTTGGGACAACGACGACGGCGAGGGAGGCAGGCGGTGAAGAATCGGTGACgcggagggcgagggagcagaggGCGTCCTCGCGGGCGGCAGAGATGACGGCGAGGGAGGCGTCGGTGACGCGGGGGCCAGAGGGACATGTCGACGGCGACGGGATTGGGGCAGGGAGCGAGGGCGGAGGGGGCGGAGGAACTTGCAATGGTGGGATTCGTCGGCGTGGAAAGAGCAGCAGAAGGACTTGCGgttgagaagaagatgatgaagatgaagaagatgagaagatgTTGTGCAGCGACCGCATCAGATCTTACAACCTGAtacctatttttctttctttcgaaaggtttaaaaaaaaaaaaattattctttcatttaattttataatttttttccaaattctttACAAATAGGTTCAAAAATGAACGATGTTTTTTTGGGAGAACCAAAAGGAAGTTCAGTTTCCAATCTCCAAactgttaaaaaataaaaatcattttttttgttctttatttctcAATGGATTTTTTGGGGGTGGCACTTTAGATCCATGCCAAGGTTTAAGGCAAAAAGGAAATAAGATCTTTTGTCaaccaattttttgaaaattcgatttATGATAATTGAACACCATTATAGTATTCTAATCTTTTAAGTCATTAGACCACTCaacaaatcaaaacaataaCATACTGGCTAAAAATTGCGGACGATAGATTTCGAGCGCTACCAATGGCCGCCTATCCTTCAACAGccaacatcttttctttttttaatcacaaaagtcctttagaaatataaatttctccaaatactattttgctcaaaggtaaATTCCTAGTGGACttacaaaatataatttactaaacacactttactttttaaaaactCGTTTAAGTTAAAatcctttgcatttttccaaaggcttttctcaaaagtccaaccaaacgtACTTGTAATCAAGACATCATtggaatttgatattgaatataTTGTcgattttttaatatgattcaattttgttttactttttatcCATAGGATTTTACAATCATtatagatgatattattttgcatttaattatcAGGCCTACTTTTCGAGTTTTTAGGTTACGACTTTTTTGCTTATATTCATATATAATGTAATGGAACTTGCCCCTTGAATATATATTTAGATAAAATTGAGAGTTTTTCTTTACTTTGCGGTTTGTGCATGATTAAGATTTCACTCCGGcacatttctattcctatcaccTTCCACCAGTCAGGTGGTATCAAAGATCATCGAAGAGCAAAGTCATGTCTGGTTTAACATCGAGCAGCCTTTTTCAACATGCCACGTTAGAACAACATGGCGAGAAACATCTGCGAGATGGATAGCAACAAAAAAGATTTTGACTTTTAGAGTGCGTTTgtttgtttctattcaaaattatttcggaaacaatttttgatttaaaaacGCTGTTTGGAACTtgttcgaaattaaaaaaaaaaaaaaacacgtttggtaattttgtgttcttttttttttatttctttttaactttttaatatttttattttcttttctttattttctttttccttctttttggcgCCGACCATGGCCACGACCTGCCGACGAgggcgcggcctcgcccggccacggtgaggctcgccagcctcggcgaggccgagcctcgccgtggttagGCAAGGCTCGGTCTCGACTTGGCAAGGCGAGctcacctcgccggatctcgggcgagctCTGCCGCCCAACCGGGAGGCTCGACCGGTGCGGGGCGCGGGGTGAGGTTGGGGCAAGCTCGACTCGCCTAGATCCGAGCTgagggccgagcctcgctagggaCCAATGATGctcagcctcgccgggggctCGCGACACTCCAGCAAGGTTGCCGGCCCTTGATGGCCAATCGTCAGCCATGGTCGaggccagcgaccggccaaagaaaaaagaagaaaataagaagaaaaaaaaaaggagaaagaaaatttgttcttaaaaattattccagaaacaataaacatgtttttcttgtttttgtttctattccaaatgtgttccttaacaaaaaaatagatttggaataaaaacgcaaacaaacgcgtttttttttttttgttctccagaACAAAAGCAGAAATTTTGTTtataaacaaacaggcccttattTACTCAAGAGACAGCAGCAAATATCCAAGTTCAATCCAGATTGGGAAGATTTATGGGAAGCTTATTGTACATAGTGCAGAAATTGGAAGCAAACAATCTCAGATAACAGCAGCAGTTGAAGGTCGCGTCTGGTGATCGACCGACCAGTCTAGTTGCAGAAGTTTACTGGGAAGGATAAGAGTTGGCAAGAACGAACTTGAGTGAAATACTATTGACACAATGCCGGTCATCAGTCGGTGTGGGGAACCCTTCGCCCTTGAACACGTGACCCAGATGGCCGCCACATGCAGTGCAAGTGATTTCCGTCCTCATCCCATCTGGATCCGACTGAGATCACAAAGCAAGGCAAGCCCATCAATGATTTGAAGCAGAACACCccgattcattttgcatttcttgTCATTTTCACAGTTTAGAAAGCTCGACAAACACAAAGTGGAAGATGTCATCTAGAGCAAGCCGTAATAGAAATCGACTTCAATCAGAACCGTCTTTAGTTACCTGTGACCACACGTTTAATTGATACAAAGAGAGATTCACAGTGCAGGTTATAGCTCCCGGGAGGCCCTCGTAGAAAGCAGGCCAGCCGCAGCTAGAGTTAAATTTAGTTGTAGAACGGTAAAGAGGAGTCCCGCATGCTGCACAATTGTACAACCCCTCTTCAAAAAACTTGTCGTATTCACCCGTGCCAGGATATCTACATGTTAGAGAAACAGCAACAAGATGAGACAGATCAAGATGACActtttttgttcgaaaataATACACGCATATATATGTCCGAGGATTTATCACCAATGATACCCAATATCAAACCAGAGGAAAGAGTTGCTTCTTGTACATAAACATAGTAGAGGAGGCATCAAAAAGTATTCAATTATGCTCCTTTGTTCTCCATTGCTTTGATACTTGAATTAGAAAAAAGGATGAGattgcatttaaaaagaatatACACGAGTCTTCAACTACTTGCATCAGGCTCGGCAACATTTAAGTACTCTCAGATCACTTCCGAGCCATTAAGGATAGTTGAAGAGGATTGTTCGTGTGTATAACAACCCAACAAGTAAATACTGTACATAACCACAGGAATAGAATTCTTTCCCTAAAGCATGATATGAGGCGATCGTCCACCTATTTTAACAGCTTTCTTTACTCGTGGGTGTATACCTATGTCGTGGCCCACACTAACATAACTAACAGAATGTATCTTGTTACACAGCATTTCGAAAAATCAACCATTGTGCTCCCAATGTCATTTGATTTATCTATATCATgcgttttctttcttgttttctagtCGAATATTTGCCCAAGCAACACATAGTACCAAAAAATTAGTCCATCACGTGCATGAGGTCCATCGAATTGATTGATTACTAAAGCAGGAAAGCCCCAAAAAGAGGGCTGATAAGAGCTTAAGATATCGTGATCAGCCTTAGCAGGTAATCCATGGTAACAGTACGATCATGAGAACgacaaatgaatcattttctaaaatgcCACAGCAGTAACAAGAGGATAGTATTCTTAGTTCTGAGATTCTCTTAAAAACAGGATAGAAACTTAGCCCTTTAATCCCGCCTATATCCTGCACGTGTATAATGTATTGAGCCTAAAAGCCAGCAGTTGAGGAGCTTGACTACTGGCTCTGCATTGCTTTCATAATTTAACAGATTAAGAGACCCTTTGAACAATCAAAGTGAAATGAGTACAAACAAGATACAGAGTGTAAAAAAGAGCATTACAAGGACGATGCAAAAGCTTTAGATGAGTCAAAATGGAGATCACACTCCTCACAACAGATAGAAGTTGTTTCAAGAAccaagaattattttttttttaaaagaagctcTCCAAGCACAAAGCTTCGCACCAACTGCACGTGATAACCCTACGATCCACACTTTAGGATGATTTCGACACcttttcacctttgttttgatgaaaagtGAGAAGTATAAGACTTCATAAGTAACCAAGATGTCAGCACTCATGCGGTAACAAATCCTTAGCACCCAACATGAACCTAAAAGGGCCGATATTTCCGAATAAAACAAAGCCTTCCAGACACAGGACAGTGCCAGCGAACTAAAGTAATAGCTAAAACAACACATTCCCACAAAAACCCAGATAAAAATGACCCTCCCACACCTCGAAAAACACAGAGAACATCCTAACCCGCATTTCCTCAGTGGTTTCTCCTATTAAAACGTAATTCACAAAGAATCCACCTCCAACACACCGCTTGACGCACTAGAAATGTGTTGTACCGTGCTGaatcaaaactcatcaaaactCAAAGCCCAATTCTAATTCAACCTATCACATACGTCACATAAATAGACAGCCCAAGAAAGCCTCATTGGACAGAATGTCTCAAACCTCGGTGCACCTGAGCTTCAAGGAGACAGCATGGTAATCACGTCTAAACCAAACCAACCGGATTCAACAAACCCCAACCCAGTACAGAAAGCCAAGCATCAAGAAGAGCAGGAACCCAAAATCAAGAACGACAAACCCACAATCAAGATAAGCTAGCAGTAAAACAgagaccccaaaaaaaaaaaaaaaaaaaaaaaaaaaaatcaagggaatTCAAAGGAATTACTAACTCCGTCCCCTTCTGCCTCAGGATACGGAACTGCTCGGGCGACAGGACCGCTTGCCACTCCTCCGACTTCTGACCGACCCGGGCGCGGCCGTGGCCACCACCCCGCCGCGGAAGCTCCTCCTCGAACGGCCCGGCGAGCCGAAACCACCACACGGAGCAGCGGCGGAGACGGGACGagacggcggaggcggcggcctTATCGGGCGGAACGCGAGGTGGGTCTTGAGGCGAAAAGAGAGCGGAGCGGCGAGGAGAGTGAAGGGGCTGGTGGCAGCACTCAGCATTCGAATAATCATACGAATAACCATCTTTCCAAAACACTCTGAGCCATTTCACACGACAGCCCCTCAGACGCCATTCAATCCAAAGGCGGTCACTCGgcacaaattatcaaaaactcCGAAACAAAATGCTCAAAACATGGACGAAAGAGCCAAGCGCGCATAGACAGACGAACCCAGAACAAGAAACCGAAGAGGGTACGTACTCGGGAAGTGGCACAGGTTGAGCGACTCCCACATGGCGGCACGACCGGCTCTAGGAGGAGCTCAATCGCATGCGGGATTTCCGCTCCAAGAACCAATCTCGACGCTTTTTGGGTCGCCGTCGTCCTTTGTAATGCTTTGAAGGTGGCGAAGGTGAGGCTGTGACGAGGCCGCGCAGCAAGAATTTAGAgattgcgagagagagagagactgtggATGAGATGCTACCGCTCGACCGTGGGAGGAGGAGATTCTTGGATTCTTGCTCCTCGTCAGGATTTCACCCCGGCGGGCTGACTGGACGCCACGTGGATTATTACTTGTGATAATTACAcgggaaaaattgtccaaaagtgtTAAAGTATATTAAACTTTtgttaatcataaacctttcaattttatcaaagaaatcataaattttttttactttttgccattcattcaatcaatttatACTGGAATTTGCTGACGTGAATCTAGgtggataaaatttattaatttttttaattttttcaaatttttaattttttttttgtttttaatttcttttttcttgtttttttttaatttatttcccttttttttcctctcgaCTAGTCGCATAGCCCCTGACAATCGACCAAAGGCCACAACGTCGCTTAGTCACAAGCGAGCCCGAGGCTCGCGAGGCCGACCCTTGTCCGTCATGGCCTTTGGGCAACCAACCAAaggataaaaagggaaaaaaaacagaaaagaaattaaaaatataaaaaataattaaaaattataaaagatattataaattataaatattatccATGTCAACACCTACTGTATAATAAAACAATTGTCCACGCGCAACgaattccaattaaaattggctagatgactcaattgaaaaaattgaaatgtgtgtcaattagtttaagattttttgataatttttctaatgACATGATCACTGAAATTATAGAAATGCGCTTGTGTTGATTTGAACCGTTAAATTATAGTAACGTGATGCAGCCCGCTGgatcaattttcaattaaaaaaaaattgggcaaTTGGGCGAATGGGCTTTCAATTTTGTACGTTGGCAACttaattgatgagaaaaataaattcaataaatagaaaattattgattttcgataaatagataattacttttttttattttgataattatatGCCGGATTAGAAAGTTTACTTATTATGACCAGTgatgaatttgaagaaaattttttataCGAGAAATTAATAATCACGCATGCAAAACTCCTAAGTTggcaattacttttttttcacGGAAAATTATCACTGACcccgaaaataaaataattagtaaTTAACAGTAGCAAAAGATTGAAAAGCACTTAGTAATAACTAAGCATactgaaaattatttatttgtatccaatttatttttacgtcataaaaataaattattgacgCATCCATTGCTCGATAAGCAACATGTGAGGTTGAAATCAATTCTATACTATAAATAAATCCTTCCTCATGTCAACAATTCAATAATGTGGGTAGAAGTTGCTTTTTACATTAACAATGAGCctaataaaaatcacaaaaaggttaactttattattaaataaagtCTACTCTCATTTATGAAAGTTCATACCATATCATGTTTACACTGAATGCTAGGTAGTGAAAGCTTGGTGATTCCAAGCAACGTTTGCTCTTCTTTTCAAAGGATCCATAAACCTATTTATTGTAATACCATAAGATTTACTATCAACCTCATCATATCGTGAGTTATAAACAAATGAAACTCTTTGTTGTCATTTCTAACTATCCATCTTTGACTAactattatgataaattttcttAGGCCATTTAAAgatatcttgatcaatcaaatcaTTACAAAAGTCCAGCTTTATCCAAACATGAAATGTTAAGTCTCTTtacaattaaataaaagaaattgggaacaaaaattttatgttcgtaccaaatgcattttttttcttactctattttagaattagaaattttgtttaattaccaaacgcatttttctGCTCAAAAACTCGtctagagaataaaaatagaacaaaactatttataaattgaaatttttttttggaacaaagaTGTTAGCAAACGCACCTCTAATTTGGGATCTAATATGGGCAACAGATCAATGCtaggaaattttaaaaaatccgGTTTAAATGGACACATTGGAGTTAGACAACTTGGGTTGAAAGACACCAAGGTTCAGATTGAAGTCCATAATCACCAAGGTTGACTTCATTTGGCTTTGTAAACACAATATATTCT
The nucleotide sequence above comes from Eucalyptus grandis isolate ANBG69807.140 chromosome 2, ASM1654582v1, whole genome shotgun sequence. Encoded proteins:
- the LOC104429927 gene encoding peptide methionine sulfoxide reductase B5 codes for the protein MVAPRLAEVARLSDDDRLGCRDHADVPLADAGPSQSGGTKPATLKGEDEQCLITRPLHSPRRSALFSPQDPPRVPPDKAAASAVSSRLRRCSVWWFRLAGPFEEELPRRGGGHGRARVGQKSEEWQAVLSPEQFRILRQKGTEYPGTGEYDKFFEEGLYNCAACGTPLYRSTTKFNSSCGWPAFYEGLPGAITCTVNLSLYQLNVWSQSDPDGMRTEITCTACGGHLGHVFKGEGFPTPTDDRHCVNSISLKFVLANSYPSQ